A stretch of Deinococcus radiopugnans ATCC 19172 DNA encodes these proteins:
- a CDS encoding enolase C-terminal domain-like protein — protein sequence MNDARVTRLSVRAYSVPTLAEAETDGTARWDSTGVLIVTVEAGGKTGLGYAYADAAAAGVVQRTLWPLVQDQDALDTARHFWTMAGAVRNLGWPGIVAGAISAVDVALHDLKARLLDVPLVQLLGGARQSVMAYGSGGFTSYSIEQLEKQLGGWAQQGLKAVKMKIGSRPENDLKRVQAARAAIGNGVALFVDANGAYSRKQALGFAEKFADLNVSWFEEPISSDDLAGLRLLRDRGPGGMQIAAGEYGYTPTDFHHLLAAGAVDTLQADGTRCGGATGFLNAAAQAQGANVPLSAHTAPALHASLASALPNVVNVEYFFDHIRIESMFFDGVPELRDGSLYPDRSQPGLGLTFKAAEAQSYLQSEWRSS from the coding sequence ATGAATGACGCCCGGGTCACGCGGCTGTCCGTCCGAGCCTATAGCGTCCCCACGCTGGCTGAGGCCGAGACGGACGGCACCGCCCGCTGGGACAGCACCGGCGTCCTGATCGTGACGGTGGAGGCGGGCGGCAAAACCGGGCTGGGCTACGCCTACGCCGACGCGGCGGCCGCCGGGGTGGTTCAGCGCACGCTGTGGCCGCTCGTGCAGGACCAGGACGCGCTGGACACGGCGCGCCACTTCTGGACGATGGCCGGGGCCGTCCGCAACCTGGGCTGGCCGGGCATTGTGGCGGGCGCAATCTCGGCGGTGGACGTGGCGCTGCATGATCTGAAGGCGCGGCTGTTGGACGTCCCCCTCGTGCAGCTGCTGGGCGGCGCACGCCAGAGCGTGATGGCCTACGGCAGCGGCGGCTTCACCAGCTACAGCATTGAACAGCTGGAAAAGCAGCTCGGCGGCTGGGCACAGCAGGGCCTCAAGGCCGTCAAGATGAAAATTGGCAGCCGTCCCGAAAATGACCTGAAGCGCGTCCAGGCTGCCCGCGCCGCCATCGGCAACGGTGTGGCGCTGTTCGTGGACGCCAACGGTGCCTACAGCCGCAAGCAGGCGCTGGGCTTCGCCGAGAAATTTGCCGATCTGAACGTTTCGTGGTTCGAGGAGCCCATCTCCAGCGACGATCTGGCGGGGCTGCGGCTGCTGCGAGACCGTGGCCCTGGCGGCATGCAGATCGCGGCGGGTGAGTACGGCTATACGCCCACCGACTTTCATCACCTGCTGGCGGCGGGGGCAGTGGACACCCTGCAGGCCGACGGCACGCGCTGCGGCGGCGCAACGGGCTTTCTGAACGCGGCGGCCCAGGCCCAGGGCGCGAATGTTCCCTTAAGCGCCCACACCGCCCCGGCCCTGCACGCCTCACTGGCCTCCGCGCTGCCTAACGTGGTGAACGTGGAGTATTTCTTTGACCACATCCGCATTGAAAGCATGTTCTTTGACGGCGTTCCCGAACTCAGGGACGGCTCTCTTTACCCAGACCGCAGCCAGCCGGGCCTGGGCCTGACGTTCAAGGCGGCGGAGGCCCAATCCTATCTACAGAGCGAATGGAGGTCATCATGA
- a CDS encoding thiamine pyrophosphate-requiring protein, which translates to MTNVSDFVIDRIQQWGVTRVFGFPGDGIGEFDGALGRADRQGEGLKYVRPTHEEICALMATAHAKFTGEVGVCIATSSPGGFHMLNGLYDAKMDNQPVVAIVGQQGLNSLGTFTQQENNLERTFADVACYVQTIVSPEQAQAVVDTAFRTARTRLAPAVIILPHDVQGMDMQQPGREHWVSRSSAVAPSTAITPPDEELKKAAAILNAGKKVVLMVGHGANGATDEVLKVAELTGAGIITALRGKQVVPSDVPYHTQQLGLLGSRPSLEMIKDCDTLLLLGTNYPYAQFLPKTGQARAIQVDLKPEQMGLRYPTELNLWGDVKATLTALMPYLEATTDLEWQQGVSRGMVEWEQEMTAQAETEYEKLNPRLVFHELNRRLPPQSIVTCDAGTTADWYGHHIRLRRGMMGDLSGLLATMLAAMPYATAAKFAYPERPVICTIGDGAFQMLGMNELITIKKYMDGWDNPQFIILVLHNDDLEQVSWEMRTEDGNPLWDGSQDVQSVDYAGYAELLGFKGIRLKKGDDVGAAWDEAFAHRGVTLIDAYTSKNVPPLPAHISLEYAVNTAKALLKGDPEEGNVIVDSAKALVTEGVSRVKGALHIGQDEKEKDE; encoded by the coding sequence ATGACCAACGTCAGCGATTTTGTGATTGACCGCATTCAGCAGTGGGGCGTCACCCGCGTCTTCGGCTTTCCCGGCGACGGCATCGGGGAATTTGACGGTGCGCTGGGCCGCGCCGACCGCCAGGGTGAGGGCCTGAAATACGTCCGGCCCACCCACGAGGAAATCTGCGCCCTGATGGCCACCGCGCACGCCAAGTTCACCGGCGAGGTGGGGGTGTGCATCGCCACCTCCAGCCCCGGCGGCTTCCACATGCTCAACGGCCTGTACGACGCCAAGATGGACAACCAGCCGGTGGTGGCCATCGTGGGGCAGCAGGGGCTGAACTCGCTGGGCACCTTCACGCAGCAGGAAAACAATCTGGAACGCACGTTCGCCGACGTGGCGTGCTACGTGCAGACCATCGTGTCGCCCGAACAGGCGCAGGCCGTGGTGGACACCGCCTTCCGCACCGCCCGCACCCGGCTGGCCCCCGCCGTGATCATCCTGCCGCACGACGTTCAGGGCATGGACATGCAGCAGCCGGGCCGCGAACACTGGGTCTCGCGCAGCAGCGCCGTGGCGCCGTCCACGGCCATCACGCCGCCGGACGAGGAACTGAAAAAGGCCGCCGCCATCCTGAACGCCGGCAAGAAGGTGGTGCTGATGGTGGGCCACGGCGCGAACGGAGCCACCGACGAGGTCTTGAAGGTGGCCGAACTGACCGGCGCGGGCATTATCACGGCCCTGCGCGGCAAGCAGGTGGTGCCCAGTGACGTGCCGTACCACACCCAGCAACTGGGCCTGCTGGGCTCACGGCCCAGCCTGGAGATGATCAAGGACTGCGACACCCTGCTGCTGCTGGGCACCAACTACCCCTACGCGCAGTTCCTGCCCAAGACCGGACAGGCGCGGGCGATTCAGGTGGATCTCAAACCCGAGCAGATGGGCCTGCGCTACCCCACCGAGCTGAACCTGTGGGGCGACGTGAAGGCCACGCTGACGGCGCTGATGCCCTACCTGGAGGCCACCACCGATCTGGAGTGGCAGCAGGGCGTCAGCCGGGGCATGGTGGAGTGGGAACAGGAGATGACCGCGCAGGCCGAGACGGAATACGAGAAACTCAACCCCCGTCTGGTCTTTCACGAGCTGAACCGGCGGCTGCCTCCGCAGAGCATCGTCACCTGCGACGCGGGCACCACCGCCGACTGGTACGGCCACCACATCCGGCTGCGGCGCGGCATGATGGGTGACCTGTCGGGGCTGCTGGCCACCATGCTGGCGGCCATGCCCTACGCCACGGCGGCCAAATTCGCCTACCCCGAACGCCCGGTGATCTGCACCATCGGCGACGGCGCGTTCCAGATGCTGGGCATGAACGAGCTGATCACCATTAAGAAGTACATGGACGGCTGGGACAACCCGCAGTTCATCATCCTGGTGCTGCACAACGACGATCTGGAGCAGGTGTCGTGGGAGATGCGCACCGAGGACGGCAACCCGCTGTGGGACGGCTCGCAGGACGTGCAGAGCGTGGACTACGCCGGGTACGCCGAGCTGCTGGGGTTCAAGGGCATCCGACTGAAGAAGGGCGACGACGTGGGGGCCGCCTGGGACGAGGCCTTCGCGCACCGCGGCGTGACCCTGATCGACGCCTACACCAGCAAGAACGTGCCGCCGCTTCCCGCGCACATCAGCCTGGAATACGCGGTCAACACGGCCAAGGCGCTGCTCAAGGGTGACCCGGAGGAGGGCAACGTGATCGTCGACTCGGCCAAGGCGCTGGTCACCGAGGGCGTCTCGCGGGTCAAGGGCGCGCTGCACATCGGGCAGGACGAGAAAGAAAAAGATGAATGA
- a CDS encoding cytochrome b N-terminal domain-containing protein, with amino-acid sequence MSDQARIDEANNTPPAVTEKHYGLFLGWIEDRTGLISRLNAVAGHRVPRRSRWAFVFGSATLFAFILQVVTGITLAMFFEPSSATAYQSLQRISTPGTAEAVVRGLHYFGASLMVVMMGIHLIRVYLTAAYKYPREMQWISGVVMLFLVLAMAFTGQTLRWDQTAVWSVVVGAEQASRFPWLGPILARFLMAGDTLNAATLSRLYALHTYWFPALLFGLIGLHVFLVLRNGISEPPVPGRRVDPRTYKQQYQARVRRDGVPFWPDAAWRDTVFGSALILLTVFLAWKFGAPALSKPPDPSLINADPKPDWYLIWYFSILALWPYGITNLMIILAPLLAIAGLILLPLVSNKGERAPSRRPWAIGIVIVAIGMIFSLTLLGYREPWLPRFAAPPLTAQQVNSTVPSVVRGAALFHDQSCILCHRIDGQGGIRGPNLSEIGERLTRDQLSWRIQNGAASMPPYAGVLTTDQLRDLVNFLETRH; translated from the coding sequence GTGAGCGATCAGGCCAGGATCGACGAGGCGAACAATACGCCGCCCGCCGTCACCGAGAAGCACTACGGTTTATTTCTCGGTTGGATCGAAGACCGCACCGGGTTGATCAGCCGCCTGAACGCCGTGGCAGGCCACCGGGTGCCCCGGCGCAGCCGGTGGGCTTTCGTCTTCGGCAGCGCCACCCTGTTCGCCTTCATCCTGCAGGTGGTCACCGGAATCACGCTGGCGATGTTCTTCGAACCGTCGAGCGCCACGGCGTACCAGAGCCTGCAGCGCATTTCTACCCCTGGCACCGCCGAGGCCGTGGTGCGTGGGCTGCATTACTTCGGCGCCTCGCTGATGGTGGTGATGATGGGCATTCACCTGATCCGGGTGTACCTGACGGCGGCCTACAAGTACCCGCGCGAGATGCAGTGGATCAGCGGCGTGGTCATGCTGTTCCTGGTGCTGGCGATGGCCTTTACCGGCCAGACCCTGCGCTGGGATCAGACCGCCGTGTGGAGCGTGGTGGTGGGTGCGGAGCAGGCGTCGCGTTTTCCGTGGCTGGGCCCGATCCTGGCCCGCTTTCTGATGGCGGGGGACACGCTGAACGCCGCCACCCTGTCGCGGCTGTACGCCCTGCACACCTACTGGTTTCCGGCGCTGCTGTTCGGATTGATCGGGTTGCACGTCTTTCTGGTGCTGCGAAACGGCATCAGCGAGCCGCCGGTGCCGGGGCGCCGGGTTGATCCGCGCACCTACAAGCAGCAGTACCAGGCCCGCGTGAGGCGCGACGGCGTGCCATTCTGGCCGGACGCGGCGTGGCGCGATACGGTGTTCGGCAGCGCATTGATCCTGCTGACGGTGTTCCTGGCCTGGAAATTTGGCGCACCAGCCCTGAGCAAGCCGCCAGACCCCAGCCTGATCAACGCCGATCCCAAGCCCGACTGGTACCTGATCTGGTACTTCTCGATCCTGGCGCTGTGGCCGTACGGCATCACCAACCTGATGATCATTCTCGCGCCGCTGCTGGCGATTGCCGGGCTGATCCTGCTGCCGCTGGTCAGCAACAAGGGGGAACGTGCGCCCAGCCGCCGTCCCTGGGCCATCGGCATCGTGATCGTCGCCATCGGGATGATCTTCAGTCTGACGCTGCTGGGTTACCGCGAGCCGTGGCTGCCGCGTTTCGCCGCGCCGCCGCTGACCGCGCAGCAGGTGAACAGCACGGTCCCCAGCGTGGTGCGCGGCGCGGCGCTGTTCCATGACCAGTCGTGCATCCTGTGCCACCGCATCGACGGTCAGGGCGGAATTCGCGGCCCCAACCTCAGCGAGATCGGGGAACGGCTGACCCGGGATCAGCTCAGTTGGCGCATTCAGAACGGCGCGGCCAGCATGCCGCCGTACGCCGGGGTGCTCACCACGGATCAACTGCGCGACCTGGTGAATTTCCTTGAAACTCGCCACTGA
- a CDS encoding cytochrome c oxidase subunit 3, whose amino-acid sequence MSDNPASIPPIPRVSQALDVSRLPLPPGHMDASPRSNGFWGMAVFLVTDTVIFLLLLVANIYLRRYSQGPAQGALDPGTTVWFSLGLWASSGALVLADVFRKQAKLSGLLYLLTAALGLVFLYGQAQEYLHLNAQGATVDADLFFTGFYTLTGLHGLHVAFGALALLVTGALRFGGHLGRGREGFTAGLGLYWHFVDAVWVALFLLLYVWGGP is encoded by the coding sequence ATGAGCGATAATCCCGCCTCCATTCCGCCGATTCCACGGGTGTCGCAGGCGCTGGACGTGTCCAGGCTGCCGCTGCCGCCCGGGCACATGGACGCCAGCCCGCGCAGCAACGGCTTCTGGGGCATGGCGGTGTTTCTGGTGACCGACACGGTGATCTTCCTGCTGCTGCTGGTGGCGAACATCTACCTGCGGCGCTACTCGCAGGGGCCGGCGCAGGGCGCGTTGGATCCCGGCACGACCGTCTGGTTCAGCCTGGGCCTGTGGGCGTCGAGTGGAGCGCTGGTGCTGGCCGACGTCTTCAGGAAGCAGGCGAAACTGTCCGGGCTGCTGTACCTGCTCACCGCCGCCCTGGGACTGGTCTTCCTGTACGGTCAGGCCCAGGAATACCTCCACTTGAATGCCCAGGGCGCGACGGTGGACGCCGACTTGTTCTTCACCGGCTTCTACACCCTGACCGGGTTGCACGGCCTGCACGTGGCCTTCGGGGCGCTGGCGCTGCTGGTGACGGGCGCGCTGCGCTTCGGGGGCCATTTGGGCCGAGGAAGAGAGGGCTTCACGGCGGGCCTGGGCCTGTACTGGCATTTTGTGGACGCCGTGTGGGTGGCGCTGTTCTTGCTGCTGTACGTGTGGGGTGGGCCATGA
- a CDS encoding ubiquinol-cytochrome c reductase iron-sulfur subunit: MSDTHVSPETAGQDETREPSRRKLLIGLSLGSGALAAAAAGYPVAKAVLDPAFQKGGRGGWQRIGTLADFPTGKTVLVTFIRPGARSYGGDIKKDTAYVTRRPGDWLALHNVCMHLGCPVRHQEGSGLYFCPCHGGVYDAEGVNVAGPPRIPLQRLGVRVQGQEVQLQSAAMPLPTLTWPGGES; encoded by the coding sequence ATGAGCGACACACACGTCAGTCCTGAAACTGCCGGCCAGGACGAGACCAGGGAACCCTCCCGCCGCAAGCTGCTGATTGGCCTCAGCCTGGGCTCGGGGGCGCTGGCCGCCGCCGCCGCCGGTTACCCGGTGGCCAAGGCGGTGCTGGATCCCGCCTTTCAAAAAGGGGGCCGGGGCGGCTGGCAGCGAATCGGCACGCTGGCCGACTTTCCCACCGGCAAGACCGTGCTGGTCACGTTTATCCGGCCCGGCGCGCGGTCTTACGGCGGCGACATCAAAAAGGACACCGCCTACGTCACGCGGCGGCCCGGCGACTGGCTGGCGCTGCACAACGTCTGCATGCACCTGGGCTGCCCGGTGCGGCACCAGGAGGGTTCGGGGCTGTACTTCTGCCCCTGCCACGGCGGGGTCTACGACGCCGAGGGCGTCAACGTGGCCGGGCCGCCGCGCATTCCGCTGCAGCGGCTGGGGGTGCGCGTCCAGGGCCAGGAGGTGCAGTTGCAAAGCGCCGCCATGCCGCTGCCCACGCTGACCTGGCCGGGGGGGGAGTCGTGA
- a CDS encoding cytochrome c oxidase assembly protein → MRQAYLIGAGAAILGASIFYASGMGLRPGSFSLHMGAHLLLSLGAAPLLVLAFPRWRPNVGGPLAFVAFNLVTYGVHLPAVYARLMTPGGMFLESLLSQMAACALLGAAITFSRDAYAMTAPDDTALGGVLMWVVGGFVVMAGAFSHFMQLLGTAEARNEPTH, encoded by the coding sequence ATGAGACAGGCGTATCTCATCGGCGCAGGTGCGGCCATTCTCGGCGCGTCAATCTTCTACGCCTCCGGCATGGGCCTGCGCCCCGGCAGTTTCAGCCTGCACATGGGCGCGCACCTGCTGCTGTCACTGGGGGCCGCGCCGCTGCTGGTGCTCGCGTTTCCGCGCTGGCGTCCGAACGTCGGCGGGCCGCTGGCCTTTGTGGCCTTCAACCTCGTAACCTACGGCGTTCACCTTCCAGCTGTCTACGCCCGGCTGATGACGCCCGGCGGGATGTTCCTGGAAAGCCTGCTGTCTCAGATGGCCGCGTGCGCGCTGCTGGGCGCGGCCATCACCTTCAGCCGGGACGCCTACGCCATGACCGCTCCCGACGACACCGCCCTGGGCGGCGTGCTGATGTGGGTGGTGGGCGGCTTCGTGGTGATGGCGGGGGCCTTTTCCCACTTCATGCAACTTCTAGGCACGGCGGAGGCGCGAAATGAACCGACCCACTGA
- a CDS encoding SDR family oxidoreductase: MTRSKRPRIVVVTGASAGAGRAVAVAFGKRGDTVALIARGRAGLEGAKTEVESAGGQALVVPCDVADADAVEAAAERIETELGPIDVWVNVAMTGVFSYVKDMKPEEYKRVTEVNYLGFVYGTLSALRRMLPRDSGRIIQFGSALAYRGIPLQSAYCGSKHAIQGFCDSLRAELLSENSKVTVSMVQMPAINTPQFDWLRTRMPRKAQPVPPIFQPEIPAAAILYAADTGRREILVGASTWVAVWGNNILPAVGDWYLAKTGINGQMTGQAQPADAPDNMFHPLDDDRDWGMHGRFDDRARTTSWQLPLDEHRALFAGALAVAAAGVWGLSRALRK; the protein is encoded by the coding sequence ATGACCAGAAGTAAAAGACCGAGAATCGTTGTCGTCACGGGCGCCAGTGCCGGGGCGGGCCGCGCGGTGGCCGTGGCGTTCGGCAAGCGTGGCGACACCGTGGCGTTAATCGCACGCGGCCGGGCCGGGCTGGAAGGCGCGAAAACCGAGGTGGAATCGGCGGGCGGCCAGGCCCTCGTCGTGCCGTGCGACGTGGCCGACGCCGACGCGGTGGAGGCGGCCGCCGAACGCATCGAAACCGAACTCGGCCCCATCGACGTGTGGGTCAACGTCGCCATGACCGGGGTGTTCAGCTACGTCAAGGACATGAAGCCGGAGGAATACAAACGCGTCACCGAGGTCAATTACCTGGGCTTCGTCTACGGCACGCTGTCGGCCCTGCGGCGGATGCTGCCGCGCGATTCGGGGCGGATCATCCAGTTCGGCTCGGCGCTGGCGTACCGGGGCATTCCCCTGCAAAGCGCGTACTGCGGCAGCAAGCACGCCATCCAGGGCTTCTGCGACTCGCTGCGGGCCGAACTCCTGAGCGAGAACAGCAAAGTCACGGTCAGCATGGTGCAGATGCCCGCCATCAACACGCCGCAGTTCGACTGGCTTAGGACGCGCATGCCGCGCAAGGCCCAGCCCGTGCCGCCGATTTTCCAGCCCGAGATTCCCGCCGCCGCCATCCTGTACGCCGCCGACACCGGACGCCGTGAGATCTTGGTGGGCGCGTCGACGTGGGTGGCGGTGTGGGGCAACAACATTCTGCCCGCCGTGGGCGACTGGTATCTGGCAAAGACCGGCATCAATGGCCAGATGACGGGTCAGGCCCAGCCCGCAGACGCGCCCGACAACATGTTCCACCCGCTGGACGACGACCGGGACTGGGGCATGCACGGACGGTTCGACGACAGGGCCAGGACCACCAGCTGGCAGCTGCCGCTGGACGAGCACCGCGCGTTGTTCGCCGGGGCGCTGGCGGTGGCGGCGGCAGGCGTCTGGGGGTTGAGCCGTGCGCTCCGCAAATAA
- a CDS encoding GMC family oxidoreductase codes for MTTKTRPDVSPFRSADHLPKRRGGQAPDPAYLPRQRAGVTPQMHGRYPDFDILSQEDAWDEVTRRVVLKRLEPYGEPQFFSADEWRTLSAFSDVLLAQHSAPKVDVLAHVDAKLAAARGGGVNGYQYDDLPSEQETWRRSAAGLDETAQARGAADYAEAPTEVQAAILSDFMDGRLRGGAWAGMNVVRAFQVIAGDLLEGYYSHPWAWNEIGFGGPAYPRGYMRLGMALDEDGDQREPWEKPETRDIDAALLKDNEAHLGSKVRAEEPVNLDWLKTEAARAAQVAAELAANPRPFRANSYKRLLKGAIQPRENDSFRLLHVHRRAVPQENMRRYADDDEVDLLIVGAGAGGGVLAQRMARVGWRVVVLEGGPFWDPDADWVSDEAASHHIYWNGKRIIGGNDPVALGKNNSGHGVGGSMVHYAGYVPRFHPSDFMTQSLDGVGADWPISYWDVTRHYEACETELPAAGQDWPWGHVHRYTHSPHPISGAAERLIVGAGKFGMAMRVGPVGIANGTFGNRPHCIYRGFCLQGCKVNAKGSPLVTHIPDAIEHGAEIRANSTALRVLMDGARATGVEYVKGGQIRRQRARRVAVAGYAIESPRLLLNSAQKDWEDGVGNRFDQVGRYVMVQGAPVVMGRFPEMLRTYKAPPPEVSTEQFYETDAGRDFKRGFSIQTTGPLPIGFSHSILGEGHWGDALREYGRDYNHWASLGGLCELLPHPDNRVTLADVTDHHGLPVARFDHSLHDNDKKNIAYAKRFIRGLLEQSGAQDIIAVDRFAHLIGGNRMGFGPQDSVVNSDHKVWGTENLFVTDGSACPTQGSANPALTIMALSSRLGERFSRNQVPDDQPTPQPRRQKDRAELFGPVG; via the coding sequence ATGACGACTAAGACGCGTCCTGACGTTTCCCCCTTCCGCTCGGCAGATCACCTGCCCAAGCGGCGCGGCGGCCAGGCGCCCGATCCGGCGTACCTGCCGCGCCAGCGTGCCGGCGTGACGCCGCAGATGCACGGGCGCTACCCCGATTTCGACATCCTCTCGCAAGAGGACGCCTGGGACGAGGTGACGCGCCGGGTGGTCTTGAAGCGGCTGGAGCCTTACGGCGAGCCGCAGTTCTTCAGCGCGGACGAGTGGCGCACGCTCAGCGCCTTCTCGGACGTGCTGCTGGCCCAGCACAGCGCGCCAAAAGTGGACGTGCTGGCGCATGTGGACGCCAAGCTGGCGGCAGCGCGCGGCGGCGGCGTCAACGGCTACCAGTACGATGACCTGCCCAGCGAGCAGGAGACGTGGCGGCGCTCGGCGGCGGGGCTGGACGAGACGGCGCAGGCACGCGGGGCCGCCGACTATGCCGAGGCCCCCACCGAAGTCCAGGCCGCGATCCTGAGCGACTTCATGGATGGCCGGCTGCGGGGCGGCGCCTGGGCCGGCATGAACGTCGTGCGGGCCTTCCAAGTCATCGCGGGTGACCTGCTGGAAGGGTATTACAGCCACCCGTGGGCCTGGAACGAGATTGGCTTCGGCGGCCCGGCCTACCCGCGCGGTTACATGCGGCTGGGCATGGCGCTGGACGAGGACGGCGATCAGCGCGAACCGTGGGAGAAGCCGGAAACACGCGACATCGATGCCGCCCTGCTGAAAGACAACGAGGCCCATCTGGGCAGCAAGGTCAGGGCCGAGGAGCCGGTCAACCTCGACTGGCTCAAGACGGAGGCCGCCCGCGCCGCACAAGTGGCGGCCGAACTCGCCGCCAACCCCCGCCCGTTCCGGGCCAACAGCTACAAGCGGCTGCTGAAGGGGGCCATTCAGCCGCGGGAGAACGACAGCTTCCGCCTGCTGCATGTCCACAGGCGGGCCGTGCCGCAGGAGAACATGCGGCGCTATGCCGACGACGACGAGGTGGATCTGCTGATCGTCGGCGCGGGCGCGGGCGGCGGGGTGCTGGCGCAGCGCATGGCCCGCGTGGGCTGGCGGGTGGTGGTGCTGGAGGGCGGCCCCTTCTGGGATCCCGATGCCGACTGGGTCAGCGACGAGGCGGCCTCGCACCACATCTACTGGAACGGCAAACGCATCATCGGCGGCAACGATCCGGTGGCGCTGGGCAAGAACAACAGCGGCCACGGCGTCGGCGGCAGCATGGTGCATTACGCGGGGTACGTGCCGCGCTTTCACCCGTCGGACTTCATGACGCAGTCGCTGGACGGCGTGGGGGCCGACTGGCCCATCAGTTACTGGGACGTGACGCGCCACTACGAGGCCTGCGAGACCGAACTGCCCGCCGCCGGGCAGGACTGGCCGTGGGGCCACGTCCACCGCTACACCCACAGCCCGCACCCGATCAGCGGCGCGGCGGAGCGGCTGATCGTCGGGGCCGGTAAATTCGGCATGGCCATGCGCGTCGGTCCGGTGGGCATCGCCAACGGCACTTTCGGCAACCGCCCGCACTGCATCTACCGGGGCTTTTGCCTGCAGGGTTGCAAGGTGAATGCCAAGGGCAGCCCGCTGGTCACCCACATTCCCGACGCCATCGAGCACGGCGCGGAAATCCGGGCCAACAGCACGGCGCTGCGGGTGCTGATGGACGGCGCGCGGGCCACCGGCGTGGAGTACGTCAAAGGCGGCCAGATTCGCCGTCAGCGGGCCAGACGGGTGGCAGTGGCCGGCTACGCCATCGAGTCGCCGCGCCTGCTGCTCAACAGCGCCCAAAAGGACTGGGAGGACGGCGTGGGCAACCGCTTTGACCAGGTGGGCCGCTACGTGATGGTGCAGGGCGCGCCGGTGGTGATGGGCCGCTTTCCCGAGATGCTGCGCACCTACAAGGCCCCGCCGCCCGAGGTCAGCACTGAGCAGTTCTACGAGACCGACGCGGGCCGGGACTTCAAGCGCGGCTTCTCGATTCAGACCACCGGGCCGCTGCCGATTGGTTTCTCGCACAGCATTCTGGGTGAGGGCCACTGGGGCGACGCGCTGCGCGAGTACGGGCGCGACTACAACCACTGGGCCAGCCTGGGGGGCCTGTGCGAGTTGCTGCCGCACCCGGACAACCGCGTGACGCTGGCAGACGTAACCGATCACCACGGCCTGCCGGTGGCCCGCTTTGACCACTCGCTGCACGACAACGACAAGAAGAACATCGCCTACGCCAAGCGGTTTATCCGGGGGCTGCTGGAGCAGTCCGGGGCGCAGGACATCATCGCCGTGGACCGCTTCGCCCACCTGATCGGCGGCAACCGCATGGGCTTTGGCCCCCAGGACAGCGTGGTGAATTCGGACCACAAGGTCTGGGGCACCGAGAACCTGTTCGTGACCGACGGCAGCGCCTGTCCCACCCAGGGCAGCGCCAACCCCGCGCTGACCATCATGGCCCTGAGTTCGCGGCTGGGCGAGCGCTTCAGCCGCAATCAGGTGCCGGACGATCAGCCCACGCCGCAGCCCAGACGCCAGAAAGACCGGGCGGAACTGTTCGGGCCGGTGGGGTAG